A portion of the Musa acuminata AAA Group cultivar baxijiao chromosome BXJ1-1, Cavendish_Baxijiao_AAA, whole genome shotgun sequence genome contains these proteins:
- the LOC135639904 gene encoding uncharacterized protein LOC135639904, producing the protein MTLEDFFTLTEMRDGLSSLGRVEELLSMIQKLNDCVTGNLGDAVRQWSTVSCVLAATENKECLNQFIQLNGLSFLNRWLQRALTLSAEASGTVVEELISSSLTLFERLSSDFKRVIDSGTGIVIELLLDHKNIPIKEKARLLYDKWNLSRSDHVSCYDHNRNGASQNDQHGASENVRTSENCVNLVNPVVDIPPCSTGTVEENCEAEPSATEFQVSNATGCSDSTLLNSTYMEGALTSNQVLSTSLNLVGSNAVLVDVNSSGSYLVSNSCQENLSVTEESLVCVAVGEPSTGTCSQDGQERDGQHHASVSKVNTDSVKEMDVDIRESQSCKFNPTETCSNSSSFAFSASKTPSVDAAEQTILCKLDSNTGDSCASKSMENLPEAETLNYEREKCVITAKSNPAANLTGGFQNISSPANFLSSAGDPQLSCQREEATSSVIRDPDCEVNLKTSKSHFESSTDFLRVVGSKANDKTSQKFELGFDYLDDALEVARQVAIAVQREVVDYKERSCSSPEVNFGENTGSHSPDSEEEKQDQSVTEEVGGSSSSAGKDHSGDSSPEKVSEITQNISVPENSEQDIESLKPKVPAQELVGKTITNGCTFDLNMDLCSDELECLMKPIMKIPVNVSAPIAVIASSKGTPGFPFTPIRLGSESGWKGSAATSAFRPASPRRTPDGERTFSSSKQKSNIFEIDLNVVERVDEVADELLSVKQVPASSSLPYEDSCVKVKLRRTEKLNLDLNRLGDEDAPTCPSSPWKLHVQNGGRHPSPASSSSSRQPLLRDFDLNDNLCFPDTVGSHDIHKSSSKASESRGGPTPHGPVIRIMGSRIAVERKDNTNQAQQSFQPNGLHMEHTAVANAPVPFINMPTPAYGYHGLPTGPTMSVPPVYYSPESISYMVDTRGATVIPHVFVSGGLGVPSARPHFLFGATSMHSDVTGFASFRSGFDLNGRMTPLEGGTCEGGGFKQLFPQGHSSWLEEQAKAGAHPKRKEADSGWDSYPIGYKKMTSGP; encoded by the coding sequence ATGACACTAGAAGATTTCTTTACTCTAACTGAGATGAGAGATGGGCTCTCAAGTCTTGGGAGGGTTGAAGAGCTGCTATCCATGATACAAAAGCTGAATGATTGTGTTACAGGGAACTTAGGTGATGCAGTAAGACAATGGTCTACAGTTTCATGTGTTTTAGCAGCTACAGAAAATAAGGAGTGTCTTAATCAATTTATTCAGTTAAATGGCCTTTCTTTTCTCAACCGCTGGCTACAAAGGGCACTGACGCTCAGTGCTGAAGCCAGTGGCACTGTTGTGGAAGAACTGATCAGTTCATCACTGACATTGTTTGAGAGGCTTTCTAGTGACTTTAaaagggtaattgactctgggacTGGAATTGTTATTGAACTTTTACTTGATCACAAAAACATTCCAATTAAAGAGAAGGCTAGACTTCTCTATGATAAGTGGAATCTTTCAAGGAGTGATCACGTAAGTTGCTATGATCATAATAGAAATGGAGCCAGTCAAAATGACCAGCATGGAGCTTCTGAGAATGTGCGCACAAGTGAAAATTGTGTGAACTTAGTAAATCCAGTAGTTGATATTCCTCCATGCTCCACGGGGACTGTTGAAGAGAACTGTGAAGCGGAGCCTTCAGCGACTGAATTCCAGGTTTCTAATGCTACAGGATGCTCTGACAGTACCCTTCTTAATTCCACATATATGGAGGGGGCTCTAACATCAAATCAAGTTCTTTCCACTTCTTTGAATCTTGTTGGTTCAAATGCAGTTTTGGTAGACGTGAATTCATCGGGATCATACCTTGTTTCAAACTCCTGTCAGGAGAACTTGTCTGTCACAGAAGAGTCTCTTGTTTGTGTTGCTGTAGGAGAACCCTCCACTGGGACTTGTTCCCAAGATGGTCAGGAAAGAGATGGTCAGCACCATGCATCGGTGTCTAAAGTCAACACTGACAGTGTCAAAGAGATGGATGTGGATATCAGGGAAAGTCAATCATGCAAATTCAATCCAACAGAAACTTGCAGTAATTCTTCATCTTTTGCTTTTTCAGCTTCCAAGACACCGTCGGTGGATGCTGCAGAACAAACTATTTTGTGCAAGTTGGATTCTAACACTGGTGATTCTTGTGCATCAAAGTCAATGGAAAATCTGCCAGAGGCTGAGACTTTGAACTATGAGAGGGAAAAGTGCGTGATAACAGCCAAATCCAACCCAGCTGCAAATCTCACTGGTGGCTTTCAAAATATTTCTAGTCCTGCTAACTTCCTTAGTAGTGCAGGTGATCCTCAGTTATCTTGTCAAAGGGAGGAAGCCACAAGTAGTGTTATTAGGGACCCTGATTGTGAGGTCAATTTGAAGACTAGCAAGAGCCATTTTGAAAGCTCCACTGATTTTTTAAGGGTTGTTGGGAGCAAGGCCAATGACAAGACCAGTCAAAAGTTTGAACTCGGATTTGATTATTTGGATGATGCACTAGAGGTTGCAAGGCAAGTTGCTATAGCAGTGCAGCGCGAGGTAGTGGATTACAAAGAGCGATCTTGCAGCTCTCCTGAGGTTAATTTTGGAGAAAACACAGGTTCTCATAGCCCTGATTCTGAAGAAGAGAAGCAAGATCAATCAGTAACCGAGGAGGTTGGTGGGAGTAGTTCATCAGCTGGAAAAGATCACTCTGGGGACTCATCTCCTGAAAAGGTGTCAGAGATCACACAGAACATTTCTGTTCCAGAGAACTCTGAGCAAGATATAGAATCACTGAAGCCAAAAGTTCCTGCTCAAGAATTAGTTGGTAAGACCATCACAAATGGATGCACCTTTGATCTGAATATGGATCTTTGCAGTGATGAACTTGAGTGCTTGATGAAGCCCATCATGAAAATCCCTGTCAATGTGTCTGCTCCTATAGCTGTCATAGCTTCTTCAAAAGGAACTCCAGGGTTCCCTTTTACTCCTATCCGTCTTGGGAGTGAATCGGGATGGAAGGGTTCAGCTGCTACCAGTGCTTTTCGACCAGCATCTCCTCGAAGAACTCCAGATGGTGAAAGGACTTTTTCTAGTTCAAAGCAGAAATCAAACATTTTTGAAATTGATCTGAATGTGGTTGAAAGGGTCGATGAGGTGGCTGATGAACTCCTATCAGTGAAACAGGTGCCTGCTTCCTCTAGTCTGCCATATGAAGATTCATGTGTCAAAGTCAAATTGAGAAGAACAGAGAAGCTGAATCTGGATCTTAATCGCCTCGGAGATGAGGATGCCCCTACATGTCCATCCTCACCATGGAAGTTGCACGTCCAGAATGGAGGGCGGCATCCATCTCCAGCTTCTTCATCATCTTCTAGACAGCCTTTGCTTAGAGACTTTGATCTGAATGACAACCTATGTTTCCCTGACACTGTTGGTTCTCACGACATTCATAAATCATCTTCTAAAGCCTCTGAATCCCGTGGAGGACCAACACCTCATGGTCCGGTCATCAGAATTATGGGATCAAGAATTGCTGTTGAAAGGAAGGATAATACCAACCAAGCACAGCAGTCTTTTCAGCCAAATGGATTGCACATGGAACATACTGCGGTCGCGAATGCACCGGTTCCTTTTATAAACATGCCAACCCCTGCATATGGGTACCATGGACTTCCAACAGGGCCAACAATGTCAGTTCCTCCAGTGTATTATTCACCTGAGAGCATTTCTTACATGGTAGATACTAGAGGTGCGACAGTCATACCTCATGTTTTTGTCTCGGGAGGACTTGGTGTACCATCTGCTAGGCCACACTTTCTTTTTGGTGCAACTAGTATGCACTCAGACGTGACCGGTTTTGCTTCTTTTCGATCTGGTTTCGACTTGAATGGTCGGATGACACCACTGGAAGGTGGGACTTGCGAAGGTGGTGGATTTAAACAGTTATTCCCGCAAGGGCATAGCAGTTGGTTGGAAGAACAAGCAAAGGCTGGTGCACATCCTAAGCGGAAAGAAGCTGATTCTGGTTGGGATTCGTATCCAATCGGTTACAAGAAGATGACATCGGGGCCATAG
- the LOC103989284 gene encoding protein NPG1-like has protein sequence MAAKSEGADMGVGGFEGDVAGGDEGEVSVKEREVSVNGLSMKTAEVEAKLDDGNIEEAESSLREGLSLNYEEARALLGRLEYQRGNIESAVRVFDGIDLQAAIQRIQPSVSEKPATRRGRSRGDSMHMVSQRAASLVLEAIYLKSMSLRKLGKATEAAQECKGILDTVEKMFQHGIPDVLVEQKLQETVSRAVELLPELWKQAGSYHEALASYRQALLSQWNLDDESCARIQKRFAAFLLYSGIEAGPPNLATQVDGTFVPKNNLEEAILLLMVVLRKWHLGKIQWDPSVMEHLSFALSVCSQTFVLARHFEEAMPGIYPRCDRWYSLALCYSAAGQNHSALNLLRQALKKDESPNDIMALLLAAKICSEDRLLSAEGVEYARRAIANAQAADEHLKSVGLHFLGNCLGKQAKIASSDYERSNLRIEALKSLDEAVALERHNPDILFDLGLEYSEQHNTNAALQCAKEFIDATGGSVLKGWRLLSLILSAQQRFTEAEIVTDAALDETAKWEQGPLLRIKAKLKVAQTLPMDAIEAYRFLLALVQAQRKSGSVKNNTEVEDDDFNEFEVWQGLANLYSGLSHWRDAEICLEKAGALKPFSSSILHTEGSMLEAHGQMQEALATFSNALSLELDDVPSKVSIGALLSKKGSKSLPVARSFLSDALRLEPANRLAWYYLGIIHRDEGRIADAADCFQAASLLEESDPIESFTSIS, from the exons ATGGCGGCGAAATCCGAGGGAGCGGACATGGGGGTCGGGGGGTTCGAAGGGGACGTGGCAGGCGGGGATGAGGGTGAGGTGTCCGTGAAGGAGCGGGAGGTGTCGGTGAACGGACTCTCCATGAAGACCGCCGAGGTGGAGGCCAAGCTCGACGATGGCAACATCGAGGAGGCCGAGTCGTCCCTCCGGGAAGGGCTCTCACTTAATTACGAG GAAGCAAGAGCACTCCTTGGAAGGCTGGAATATCAAAGAGGCAACATAGAATCTGCTGTTCGGGTATTTGATGGAATAGATCTTCAAGCTGCCATTCAGCGTATACAACCTTCTGTCTCTGAGAAGCCTGCTACGAGGCGGGGTCGCTCACGCGGTGACTCTATGCATATGGTGTCTCAGCGTGCTGCTAGCCTTGTCCTTGAAGCCATCTACTTGAAGTCCATGTCTCTCCGGAAGCTAGGCAAAGCTACGG AAGCTGCGCAAGAATGTAAAGGTATTCTTGATACAGTGGAAAAGATGTTTCAACATGGCATACCTGATGTTTTGGTCGAGCAGAAGTTACAGGAAACTGTTAGTAGGGCTGTGGAGCTCCTTCCAGAACTCTGGAAGCAAGCTGGGAGCTATCATGAGGCTTTGGCTTCTTACCGACAAGCTCTTCTAAGTCAGTGGAATCTTGATGATGAATCTTGTGCAAGAATTCAGAAAAGATTTGCTGCGTTTCTGTTATATAGTGGGATAGAGGCTGGTCCACCAAATTTGGCTACCCAAGTTGATGGTACATTTGTTCCAAAAAACAATTTGGAAGAAGCAATTTTACTTCTAATGGTAGTCTTAAGAAAATGGCATCTAGGCAAGATACAATGGGATCCCTCAGTGATGGAACATCTCTCTTTTGCACTCTCTGTATGTTCCCAAACTTTTGTGCTGGCTAGGCACTTTGAAGAAGCCATGCCTGGAATATATCCACGTTGTGATAGGTGGTACAGTTTGGCTCTTTGCTATAGTGCAGCAGGTCAGAATCATTCTGCTTTGAACTTATTAAGACAGGCATTAAAGAAGGATGAAAGTCCTAATGACATCATGGCATTACTATTGGCTGCTAAGATTTGCAGTGAAGACCGCCTTCTTTCTGCCGAGGGAGTCGAATATGCACGGAGGGCTATAGCAAATGCTCAAGCTGCAGATGAGCATCTAAAGAGCGTGGGTCTTCATTTTCTAGGAAATTGTCTGGGCAAACAAGCTAAAATTGCTTCCTCAGATTATGAAAGGTCTAACTTGCGAATTGAAGCTTTGAAATCACTAGATGAGGCGGTTGCTCTTGAACGACACAACCCAGATATACTTTTTGATCTAGGACTTGAATATTCTGAGCAACACAACACAAATGCAGCTCTCCAATGTGCTAAAGAATTTATTGATGCAACAGGTGGATCAGTATTAAAAGGATGGAGATTGCTTTCTCTGATTTTATCTGCTCAGCAACGTTTCACAGAGGCTGAAATTGTCACTGATGCAGCACTGGATGAGACTGCTAAATGGGAACAAGGGCCTCTActcaggatcaaggcaaagctgaAAGTGGCTCAGACCTTGCCCATGGATGCCATTGAAGCCTATCGCTTCTTGCTTGCTCTAGTTCAGGCCCAAAGGAAGTCTGGATCTGTGAAAAATAACACAGAG GTTGAGGATGACGACTTTAATGAGTTTGAAGTTTGGCAAGGTCTTGCCAATCTTTACTCTGGCCTTTCTCACTGGAGAGATGCTGAGATATGTTTGGAGAAAGCTGGGGCCCTGAaacctttctcttcttctattcTGCATACTGAAG GTAGTATGCTTGAAGCTCATGGACAGATGCAAGAAGCATTGGCTACTTTCAGCAATGCCCTTTCCTTAGAGCTAGATGATGTGCCATCTAAGGTATCGATCGGTGCTCTGCTGTCCAAAAAAGGCTCAAAATCTTTGCCCGTCGCCAGAAGCTTTCTTTCAGATGCCCTCAGGCTCGAACCTGCCAATCGGCTGGCATGGTACTACCTGGGAATAATCCACAGGGATGAAGGAAGGATTGCCGATGCAGCAGACTGCTTCCAGGCAGCATCATTGTTAGAAGAATCGGATCCTATAGAGAGTTTTACTTCTATTTCATAA